A stretch of Vibrio maritimus DNA encodes these proteins:
- the def gene encoding peptide deformylase, with amino-acid sequence MQPSNSSKPDIAQLGHPVLRQQAKPVEDILSPECQSLISQMIDTVEQANGVGIAAPQIYQSLRIFIMSSKPNARYPDAPSMPITAMINPEIVDASTEMEKGWEGCLSVPSMRGFVPRHQQISVRYYDQQAVLQQTTFEGFLARVFQHELDHLDGITFVDRLESNQDLISESEWYKQFAS; translated from the coding sequence ATGCAGCCAAGCAACTCATCGAAGCCAGATATCGCCCAGCTCGGTCATCCTGTTTTAAGACAACAAGCGAAGCCTGTTGAAGACATCTTGTCACCCGAATGTCAGAGCTTAATAAGTCAAATGATCGATACCGTGGAACAAGCCAATGGTGTCGGCATTGCTGCGCCTCAGATTTATCAGAGCTTGCGCATTTTTATTATGAGCTCAAAGCCAAATGCCCGTTATCCCGACGCGCCATCTATGCCAATAACCGCCATGATCAACCCTGAAATTGTTGATGCCAGCACTGAAATGGAAAAAGGTTGGGAAGGCTGTTTAAGTGTGCCAAGTATGCGCGGTTTTGTGCCTCGTCATCAACAAATATCCGTACGCTACTACGACCAACAAGCCGTATTGCAACAGACCACCTTCGAGGGTTTCTTGGCACGGGTTTTTCAACATGAACTCGACCACTTAGACGGCATTACTTTTGTTGACCGATTAGAGTCAAACCAAGACCTCATCAGTGAAAGTGAGTGGTATAAACAATTCGCAAGCTAG
- a CDS encoding LacI family DNA-binding transcriptional regulator, whose product MLGVSQSTVSRAFSQTASISDKKRKMVMDAAAKLGYTPNAIARSLISNRSGLVAIALDSESNPMYDIQSRTLALEIQKRGGQVVLCPIDKDDLDLAISRAIEYQVDGLIIATSRLTSRAFAQCEKFGVHLSLINRYVENINANSAGIDNQLAGKQAADYLVDKGYKQLAFISGDAGSMTSEERWIGFSTRVKELGLSTPIFIQSKYNFEAGLNAASEVLDHPAKPDAIFCANDILAMGVMDGLRKSGAQIPSDYAVMGVDNIPMSSWPSYDLTTIAQPVDKIVKNAVEDLMSRINGNLDASGEYLLEEGELVSRSSA is encoded by the coding sequence ATGCTCGGCGTTTCCCAATCAACGGTTTCCCGAGCTTTCAGCCAAACCGCTAGTATCAGCGACAAAAAGCGTAAAATGGTCATGGACGCCGCTGCAAAGCTTGGTTACACACCGAATGCTATCGCGCGCAGCCTGATATCCAATCGCTCTGGGTTAGTGGCTATTGCTTTAGATAGCGAATCAAACCCAATGTATGACATACAATCTCGAACCTTAGCGTTAGAAATACAAAAACGCGGCGGGCAGGTTGTGCTCTGCCCTATCGATAAAGATGATCTGGATCTTGCGATTTCTCGCGCCATTGAATACCAAGTAGACGGACTTATTATTGCCACCAGCCGCCTAACATCAAGGGCCTTTGCGCAGTGTGAAAAGTTCGGAGTGCATCTTAGCCTTATCAACCGATACGTTGAAAACATCAACGCGAACAGCGCTGGTATAGATAACCAACTGGCGGGCAAACAAGCGGCGGATTACTTAGTCGACAAGGGATACAAGCAGCTTGCTTTCATCAGTGGCGATGCAGGCTCTATGACCAGTGAAGAGCGCTGGATTGGTTTCTCTACCCGAGTAAAAGAGCTGGGTCTCTCAACGCCAATCTTTATTCAATCCAAATATAACTTCGAAGCGGGTCTAAATGCTGCTTCAGAGGTGCTTGATCATCCAGCTAAGCCCGATGCTATCTTTTGCGCTAACGATATCCTTGCTATGGGTGTCATGGATGGCCTACGAAAATCAGGTGCTCAGATCCCGTCTGACTATGCCGTAATGGGCGTGGACAACATTCCAATGTCTTCTTGGCCAAGCTATGACCTAACCACAATCGCTCAACCGGTGGACAAAATCGTAAAAAATGCGGTGGAAGATTTGATGTCTCGGATCAATGGTAATCTGGACGCGAGTGGGGAATACCTGCTTGAGGAAGGAGAGCTAGTCTCGCGCAGCAGTGCCTAA
- a CDS encoding HpcH/HpaI aldolase family protein: MTNFKQQLNEKDLMGTFVKTPHPHIVEVLSMANLPFIILDAEHSPFDRATLDQCILAARAHSLPCLVRVENSSPSTILNALDCGATGVQVPHVCSAEQAKQIVRQCHYGHRGRGYAGSSRAAQYATKAMPKHLADSQAITTVIAQIEDPEGVDNADAIVAVKGIDAIFIGQVDLTVAYGAETVNDEVVRTASFKVIEAAKRAGKPVGMFVATAEQANQWREAGVSFFAVGSEHKMIIDGFRSEQALFNS, translated from the coding sequence ATGACTAACTTCAAACAGCAACTTAATGAAAAAGACCTAATGGGCACCTTTGTAAAAACTCCGCACCCTCATATTGTTGAGGTTTTATCAATGGCCAACCTGCCCTTCATCATATTGGACGCTGAACATTCGCCCTTTGACAGAGCGACTTTGGATCAGTGTATTCTTGCGGCTCGGGCGCACAGCCTGCCCTGCTTGGTTCGCGTCGAAAACAGTTCTCCGTCAACCATACTCAATGCTCTTGATTGCGGAGCTACGGGTGTGCAAGTCCCTCACGTATGCAGCGCAGAACAAGCAAAGCAAATCGTTCGACAATGTCACTATGGTCACAGAGGAAGAGGTTACGCAGGTTCAAGTCGAGCGGCACAATACGCGACAAAAGCAATGCCCAAACATTTAGCAGACAGCCAAGCTATCACTACAGTGATTGCACAAATTGAAGATCCTGAAGGTGTCGACAATGCTGACGCGATTGTTGCCGTTAAGGGTATCGATGCGATATTTATTGGTCAGGTTGACCTGACCGTCGCTTACGGCGCTGAAACCGTCAATGATGAGGTCGTTCGAACTGCCAGCTTCAAGGTTATTGAAGCTGCAAAACGCGCAGGCAAACCTGTGGGGATGTTTGTAGCCACGGCTGAACAAGCGAATCAATGGCGTGAAGCTGGGGTAAGTTTCTTTGCCGTTGGCTCAGAGCATAAAATGATTATTGATGGTTTCCGAAGCGAGCAAGCGTTGTTTAATTCTTGA
- the hisD gene encoding histidinol dehydrogenase translates to MARIIKNGITEEASASNDAKVRQIVEDILTDIESNGDTAVRTLSEKFDNWSPDQFRLTDDQIQACVDALDESTRHDIEFAQAQVRNFAQIQRDSMKDVEVETMPGVVLGHKNIPVNSVGCYIPGGKYPLVASAHMSVLTAKVAGVKRVIACAPPFNGQPNVAIVAAMAMAGADEIYCFGGVQAVGAMALGTETIAPVDMIVGPGNAFVAEAKRQLFGRVGIDLFAGPTETLVIADEKGCDPELAAADLLGQAEHGYNSPAVLLTNSEQFAQETIKEIERQLTILPTAEVAGKAWADYGQVIVCDSYEEMVEVADDIASEHVQVMTEDPKYFLNNMTNYGALFLGRETNVSYGDKCIGTNHTLPTKKAARYTGGLWVGKFIKTCTYQRVTESASLKVGEYCSRLCALEGFAGHKEQADIRVRRYKGKVEEA, encoded by the coding sequence ATGGCTCGCATTATCAAAAATGGCATCACGGAAGAAGCATCAGCATCCAACGACGCGAAAGTACGTCAAATTGTCGAAGATATTCTGACCGACATAGAATCTAACGGTGACACAGCTGTCCGTACGCTTTCTGAAAAATTTGATAACTGGTCTCCAGACCAATTTCGTCTGACGGACGACCAGATCCAAGCCTGTGTTGATGCTTTGGATGAATCGACTCGCCATGATATCGAGTTCGCACAAGCGCAAGTTCGCAACTTTGCCCAGATCCAACGCGATTCCATGAAAGATGTGGAAGTTGAGACGATGCCGGGTGTCGTGCTAGGTCATAAAAACATCCCCGTAAATAGCGTTGGCTGCTATATCCCGGGTGGTAAGTATCCTCTTGTCGCATCTGCACATATGTCAGTTCTGACAGCAAAAGTTGCGGGTGTAAAACGTGTCATTGCGTGTGCACCTCCATTTAATGGTCAGCCCAATGTGGCAATTGTAGCGGCGATGGCGATGGCTGGAGCTGACGAAATCTACTGCTTTGGTGGCGTACAAGCTGTGGGTGCTATGGCGCTAGGTACTGAGACAATTGCACCGGTTGATATGATTGTTGGCCCAGGCAATGCTTTTGTCGCAGAAGCCAAAAGGCAGCTCTTTGGCCGCGTAGGCATTGACTTGTTCGCTGGTCCAACGGAGACCTTGGTGATTGCAGATGAGAAGGGCTGTGACCCTGAGTTAGCCGCAGCGGATCTTCTTGGCCAAGCTGAACATGGTTACAACTCCCCAGCGGTTCTTCTGACTAACAGCGAGCAGTTTGCACAAGAAACCATCAAAGAGATTGAGCGTCAGCTAACGATCCTTCCGACTGCTGAAGTTGCTGGTAAAGCGTGGGCAGATTACGGTCAAGTGATTGTCTGTGATTCTTATGAAGAAATGGTTGAAGTGGCAGACGACATAGCGTCTGAGCACGTTCAGGTGATGACAGAAGATCCAAAATACTTCCTGAATAACATGACCAATTACGGCGCGCTATTCCTAGGTCGTGAGACCAATGTGTCATACGGCGATAAGTGTATTGGTACCAACCACACGCTGCCTACTAAAAAAGCGGCTCGCTATACGGGTGGCTTGTGGGTAGGTAAGTTCATCAAAACATGTACGTACCAACGTGTCACTGAGTCTGCTTCTCTAAAAGTTGGCGAATACTGTTCTCGCTTGTGTGCCCTAGAAGGATTTGCAGGTCACAAAGAGCAAGCAGACATTCGAGTACGCCGCTATAAAGGGAAAGTGGAGGAGGCGTAA
- a CDS encoding SDR family NAD(P)-dependent oxidoreductase: protein MTKLALVTGGSGGLGAAICTKLAQNGYRVVFTYNSNAEAADEVLSNLEGSGHGAYQLNVLDAKAIDKLVNQVSEISDELHVLVNCAGMTKFVPHSDLEGLDDDLFDKIFQVNVRAPFALVRAFENQLRKAKGCVVNITSIAAQTAMGSNIAYCASKSAAENMTRSLARALSPDIRVLAVAPGLVDTEFVKGLDDEWRHQQEQLTPLKRLAGEKEVADAVYAATDVLTFSTGSTISVDGGRPLGS, encoded by the coding sequence ATGACAAAACTCGCCTTAGTTACGGGCGGCAGTGGCGGCTTAGGAGCCGCCATCTGTACTAAGCTCGCTCAAAATGGCTATCGTGTTGTCTTCACATACAACAGCAATGCTGAAGCAGCCGACGAAGTGTTGTCCAATCTAGAAGGCAGCGGTCATGGCGCATATCAGTTGAATGTGTTGGATGCGAAGGCCATAGACAAGTTGGTGAATCAGGTAAGTGAAATCAGTGATGAGCTGCACGTGCTCGTCAACTGTGCTGGTATGACAAAGTTTGTGCCTCATTCCGACCTTGAAGGTTTAGATGACGACCTGTTCGACAAAATCTTTCAGGTCAATGTCCGAGCGCCTTTTGCTCTGGTCAGAGCGTTTGAAAATCAGCTTCGTAAAGCGAAAGGCTGCGTGGTTAACATCACCTCGATTGCAGCTCAAACCGCTATGGGCAGCAACATTGCTTACTGTGCGAGTAAATCGGCGGCAGAGAATATGACTCGCTCGCTGGCTCGTGCATTATCACCGGACATTCGAGTTTTGGCGGTTGCACCCGGCTTAGTTGATACCGAGTTCGTTAAAGGTCTTGACGACGAATGGCGACATCAACAGGAGCAATTGACCCCCCTTAAACGTCTTGCGGGAGAAAAAGAAGTCGCTGACGCGGTTTACGCCGCCACTGACGTGCTGACATTTTCAACGGGGAGCACCATCTCAGTGGATGGTGGACGCCCACTTGGCTCGTAA
- a CDS encoding cupin domain-containing protein: MSLQNKINDNLVRYMELIPGTSAFIDARTPGSDLKDNFCIIGAGVAESSRQHVHIRETAGFNIGAAGQPPGIKNSLHSHRTAELFVVFRGQFRFYWGNDGEHEAVLSHGDVISIPTNLFRGFEVVGRDYGFMFSVLGGDDSGGGVIWHPNVIKDSQGHGLYLKADGTLVDTIDGDQVPHESELMPLLTDEELATFDSYTAQEMMPFVALRKDYVPTGGDFDTHNVKQYALTGHPLADYDFQVKSEDEVSIMAYELSEGGSIPQHSRPEKQVLINFDGDTEVVLTHKGEQASVTLTRGDVFSVPEGASYSLTNQRGNSLTYCILGSDKPTKL; encoded by the coding sequence ATGTCTCTACAAAATAAAATTAATGACAATTTAGTTCGATATATGGAGTTAATACCGGGTACGAGCGCATTTATTGATGCACGTACACCGGGTAGCGACTTAAAAGATAACTTCTGCATCATTGGCGCGGGTGTAGCGGAAAGCAGCCGTCAGCATGTTCATATTCGTGAAACCGCTGGCTTTAATATTGGTGCTGCTGGTCAACCACCGGGAATTAAAAACTCATTGCACTCACATCGTACCGCAGAGCTGTTCGTCGTATTTCGAGGTCAGTTTAGGTTCTATTGGGGTAACGACGGCGAACATGAAGCGGTTTTATCTCATGGTGACGTCATCTCAATACCAACCAATTTGTTCCGCGGCTTTGAGGTTGTAGGTCGAGATTATGGCTTTATGTTCTCCGTGTTGGGAGGTGATGATTCGGGCGGCGGTGTTATCTGGCATCCAAACGTCATCAAAGATAGCCAAGGACACGGTCTGTATTTGAAAGCGGATGGCACCTTGGTAGATACCATTGACGGTGACCAAGTACCTCATGAGTCAGAGCTAATGCCACTACTCACTGATGAAGAACTAGCAACGTTTGATAGCTACACGGCCCAAGAGATGATGCCTTTTGTCGCGCTTCGTAAAGATTACGTTCCGACAGGGGGGGACTTTGACACCCATAACGTTAAGCAATATGCATTAACTGGACACCCGCTTGCTGATTACGACTTCCAAGTAAAAAGTGAGGATGAAGTCAGCATTATGGCTTACGAGCTTAGTGAAGGTGGTTCGATACCTCAGCATAGCCGTCCAGAGAAACAAGTACTGATCAATTTTGATGGCGATACCGAGGTAGTGCTGACACACAAAGGCGAGCAGGCAAGCGTGACACTCACTCGAGGTGACGTATTTAGTGTTCCGGAAGGGGCTTCTTACTCCTTGACCAACCAGCGTGGAAACAGCCTCACCTACTGTATTCTCGGTTCAGACAAGCCAACAAAACTGTAA
- a CDS encoding alpha/beta fold hydrolase: MTQPLPLIWLPGLLCDDALFEDVNKALPDWVAPSTIKLAPLPSMTKLAEDVLARAPDEFILGGLSMGGILAFELYRLAPHRIKGLILMDTNAADEKQEVTDKRDALVERAENGEFSHITPEVLMPVLIHPSRLKKEELTNRIEQMALNVGLTAFKAHAKALATRPDARPLLSDISVPTLVVTGKEDLLCPINNHLLMAEHIPDVTLHVIPNCGHLSTMERPSRVAKHVSHWLALNALLFA, from the coding sequence ATGACGCAACCGTTGCCACTAATCTGGCTGCCTGGATTACTGTGTGATGATGCGCTGTTTGAAGACGTAAATAAGGCGCTACCCGATTGGGTAGCGCCTTCTACGATCAAACTTGCGCCATTGCCTTCAATGACGAAGCTCGCTGAGGATGTCCTAGCACGAGCGCCGGATGAGTTCATACTTGGCGGACTCTCTATGGGGGGAATACTTGCTTTTGAGTTGTACAGGCTCGCACCCCATAGAATAAAAGGTTTGATCCTAATGGACACAAACGCGGCGGATGAAAAGCAGGAGGTCACTGACAAACGTGATGCTCTGGTTGAGCGAGCAGAGAATGGTGAGTTTTCTCACATTACGCCGGAAGTCTTAATGCCGGTCTTGATTCACCCAAGCCGACTGAAAAAAGAAGAGTTAACCAATCGTATCGAGCAAATGGCGTTGAATGTTGGTCTAACGGCTTTTAAAGCTCACGCAAAAGCGTTAGCGACTCGACCAGACGCAAGGCCATTGCTGAGTGACATTTCTGTTCCCACGTTAGTGGTCACCGGAAAGGAAGATTTGCTCTGCCCAATTAACAATCACCTGTTAATGGCCGAGCATATTCCGGATGTGACTTTGCACGTTATTCCTAATTGTGGTCACTTGTCTACGATGGAGAGGCCGAGTAGGGTGGCGAAGCATGTTAGTCACTGGTTGGCTTTGAATGCACTATTATTTGCTTGA
- a CDS encoding LysE family translocator, protein MSYSTFFPVAFPALAIAHFLALLSPGQDFFLIVAHSIRHRLQGSRFICLGVALGNALYIGVAIFGWTIIRDNQAIYLVVEVVGGLWLLWLGSALLRSKKRNTDLDFEQLEVPSLLKQLALGFNSAILNPKNALFYMSLMTVILGNEVTLTQQVSCGVWMFFAVLVWDLFVASMIAQPRVQRPLSNYIHVVERAAGLVLFFFGLSLFVGYLR, encoded by the coding sequence ATGTCGTACTCTACTTTTTTCCCAGTTGCATTTCCTGCACTGGCTATTGCTCATTTTCTAGCGTTATTAAGTCCTGGCCAAGATTTCTTCTTAATCGTTGCTCACTCCATTCGCCACAGGCTACAAGGGAGCCGCTTCATTTGCTTAGGAGTTGCTCTGGGGAACGCGCTCTATATAGGAGTAGCGATATTTGGTTGGACAATAATTCGTGATAATCAGGCTATTTATCTGGTCGTTGAAGTAGTCGGAGGGTTATGGTTACTGTGGTTAGGCTCTGCTTTGCTACGAAGTAAAAAACGAAATACTGATTTAGATTTCGAACAGTTAGAAGTACCGTCGCTCCTAAAACAATTAGCTCTAGGTTTCAACTCGGCGATACTCAATCCAAAGAACGCCCTTTTCTATATGAGCTTGATGACAGTGATCCTGGGTAATGAGGTTACGCTTACGCAACAAGTGTCATGCGGAGTGTGGATGTTTTTCGCGGTTTTAGTTTGGGATTTATTTGTCGCATCTATGATCGCGCAACCAAGGGTCCAAAGACCCTTATCGAATTATATTCACGTGGTCGAAAGAGCTGCTGGGTTAGTACTCTTCTTCTTTGGGCTTTCGTTGTTTGTTGGCTACTTGCGTTAG
- a CDS encoding AraC family transcriptional regulator, which translates to MESKIRDISQDYWTSRLTPYLTVRTTRNSTQGYKAHYHPELSIGIMLAGQTCLSLYNSNVLLNEGDVILIEPNMVHACNPVDNTPRSYRMLYIDNQWCCNALSRLFGYEVKSFSVDHILFSDQLHELGIENSVSMLINHESQHIVSSIESSILDLLSRCCSPSIGDNNDELAYKVRDLLLKDIENAPQLEAIADQLGYSQETLIRKFKRQFGITPKSFLSNYRVEKAKVLLKGGMEITDVANELGFFDQSQLHRTFVSYTASTPGQYQLIRSIFDNND; encoded by the coding sequence ATGGAGAGTAAAATAAGGGACATCAGTCAGGACTATTGGACGAGTCGACTCACACCTTATCTGACGGTAAGAACAACTCGAAATAGTACTCAAGGTTACAAAGCCCATTACCATCCCGAGCTATCTATTGGAATTATGCTTGCCGGTCAAACATGCTTGTCCCTATACAATTCCAATGTGCTATTAAATGAAGGTGATGTGATTCTTATTGAGCCCAATATGGTTCACGCCTGCAATCCTGTAGACAACACCCCTAGAAGCTACCGCATGCTTTACATAGATAATCAGTGGTGTTGCAACGCACTATCGAGGCTATTTGGTTACGAAGTGAAAAGCTTTAGCGTTGATCATATCTTGTTCTCCGATCAATTGCATGAACTAGGTATTGAAAATTCAGTCTCGATGCTCATTAATCATGAATCACAGCATATCGTCTCATCAATCGAAAGCTCAATACTCGATCTGTTAAGTCGATGCTGTTCACCTAGCATTGGTGATAATAATGATGAACTAGCATACAAAGTGAGAGATTTGCTTCTAAAAGACATTGAAAATGCTCCACAGCTAGAAGCTATCGCTGACCAGCTTGGATATAGCCAAGAAACCCTGATCAGAAAGTTCAAAAGACAATTTGGGATAACTCCTAAATCATTTCTCAGCAACTATAGGGTCGAGAAGGCAAAGGTGCTTCTGAAAGGAGGTATGGAAATTACCGATGTCGCGAATGAACTAGGTTTTTTTGACCAGAGTCAATTACATCGGACCTTTGTATCCTACACAGCGTCAACTCCGGGGCAATATCAATTGATTAGGTCAATTTTCGACAATAATGATTAA